The window CTTTCTTCCAGCTGATTCTGATCAACCAGCGCCTGAATATCCGGCGGCAGCTCTAAAGGATGCTCAATAGGATCCGGGCGCACCGCGTCAACCAGCGTGTAGTTGAAATAGCGTGAGTTGGTTAAGTTGTTGGCCAGGCCATTAACCCGCCAGAAGGTATAATCTGCGCCATCATCCCATGTCACCAAGCTTTCTAGAATGTCCATATCCAGCGGGAACGGCGCATCCGGATTGCTCATGCGGAATTCAACCTTGCCCAGCTTATAGCGCTCGCCGGTTTCATAGCGCAGGTTAATGTCGGCGGTATTCTGCGGCTGCGCGACTTTAACGTCATGCAGGCGCCAGTAGGAATCAAAATAGCCGTTATTTGAGGCTGCATCGGCAATCCGGGCTTTGGTGGTTTCATAGTCCCCATGATGCAGAATATCTCCCACATCCTGATCCGGCAGGACGCTGATCACCTGGAACTGCGCTTCATTGGCGCCGCTGCCGCTGAACTCGACATTATGCGCTTTAATCAGCACAGGCGTATTGGGCGTGACTGCAACCTTGACGCGGTTATTGCTGACTTTTTCAAACTTGAATTCAGCATTATAAAAGCCGACCGCCTGAGCCGCCTGATTGGACAGCGTTCTGAGCTGCGGCAGCGCCGAAGGAAAGTCGCTGAAGGACTCTACAGTAAAGCTGGACAGCTTGCCTTTAATATTGGCTTTTAAGTCTTCCACGGCCGCCGCATAGGCTTTGCCGGACGCCTCACTGCTATTTTCACTGGCCCGGATCACCACATCCGCGCTGATGCGGGGCACTTTTGCGGTGTTCAATTCGCGCGGCGGGCGCACTTTGTACCACAGGCGCGTCAGGAAGCCCGGCTCTTTATCGCTGAGCGGCAGCACGGCGGCGAAAGGATCATCCTGCGGGCCGGCAGCGGGGTTGCTTGAAATGGAAATTTCACTGTCCGCACGGATGCTTTGCATCAGCTGATCGACATTGACCGGCGCCTGATTAATTTGCGCCAATTCCTGCTGGGTAATATCCGCAACCGCATTTTCAGCATGTTGATTCGCGCGGTAATTCTGCGCTTCGCGCTTGGCTTCTTCCGCCACCTGCAGGATTTCATTGGCCATGTGCTGGTCAATCGGCGCTATGGGCAAATCATCCAGCTCTTCAAATTCAATCGGCTTGAAGGCTTCAATCGGCGCGGCGGCATTTTCTTGCTGCTGCAGCATCTGCATGCTGTCCGGGCCTTGCTCAGGCACAGGCATGGCCTGCACGCTTGGCGCCGCCGCTGGCGCCTGCAGTTCCTGCATGGCATCGCCGCGCTGCAGTTCTTCCGCCATTTCCGCCAGCGCTGCGCCTGCAGGCTGAGCCTGGGTTCCAGCCGCTTCCTGCGCCATGCCCTGCTGCGCCAGAAGCGTTAAAAAGATGCTCATCCATAGGCGTTTATTGCTATGATGCCGGTGTACGATATGACTCATACTCAGGTAAAGCGCGGTCTTTTTAAAATTTATTTTTGCGGGCATAGCAAACTCTAAACAAATTCATTACGTTAGGGGCTGTCAGCCAAAGAATGCCGGCTGTAAAATTCCAGTCCGCCGGGCTTTCACCATCCCCTAGGCTCAAAGTATCTTACATGATTTTTTTAGAGATTTTACCAAACAATCACATTTCTTAATAAAACTTAATGCAGCACTAATCATATGAAGAACAGCGAACATCTTCTAGCTACCCGCCGTTTTCTGCCCATGTTTTTAACCCAGTTTTTCGGGGCATTGAATGACAATGTTTACAAGCAGGCCCTGCTTCTGGTCATTACCTACGGATGGATTCAGCAGCAGGCCGCTGAAATCAGCACCTTAAATAATTTAGCCGCTTTGCTGTTCATTCTGCCCTACTTTATTTTTTCTGCGACGGCCGGACAGCTGGCGGATAAATATGAGCGCTCGCAGCTGGTGCGCCTGCTTAAGATTGCTGAAATTCTGATTATGCTGATCGGCTCGGCCGGCTTCCTGCTGGGAAATCTGTGGCTGCTGCTGCTGGCGCTGTTTTTAATGGGCACGCATTCCACCTTCTTTGGCCCGATTAAGTACGCCATTTTGCCTGAAATTTTAAAGCCGAATGAATTGATGTCCGGCAATGCCCTGTTCCAGTCTGGCACGTCCATGGCCATTCTGATCGGCATGATCTTGGGCGGTGCGGTGATTTCGGCATCTCAGGGCAATTTGCTGTGGATCAGCATAGCCGTGCTAGCGATTGCTTGCTTAGGCTATTTATCCAGCCGCTTTATTCTTCAGCAGGAAGTGACCTCGCCGCAGATTCAGGTCGACTGGAACTTTTTCCGCACCAGCCTGCAAACCCTAAAATATGCCAAAAGCCTGCCGGTGATTTTTTTAATTCTTTTGGGCAACTCCTGGTACTGGTTCTATGGCGCCACTTATCTGACCCAAATTCCGCAGCTGACCCAGCAGAATCTGCATGCGTCTGAAAACGTAGTCAGCCTGCTACTGACTTTATTTTCGGTCGGGATTGGCGCCGGCTCGCTGCTGTGCCGCAGAATCGGCGGTTCGGCCGTGAATATTAAAATGGTGCCGCTGGGCGCTGTCGGGCTGACGCTGTTTGCGCTGTATTTAGCCGCCAGTCTGTCTTTTGTACCTGAACGCAGCGGCCCTTTGCTGGGCCTGTCTGAGATTTTTCACGGCGGCTGGAGCTATTACCATGTGATGCTTGCAGTGACCCTGCTGGGCATCAGCGGCGGTTTTTATATTGTCCCGCTGTACGCCATGATGCAGGCCTATTCTCCGCGCTCGCACCGCGCCCGCGTGGTGGCCGCCAACAACATTTTAAATGCCGTTTTCATGGTATCCTCTGCTATATTCTCGATTATCATCTTAAGCATTCTGAAGATTGATATTAAAATACTGTTCTGCATTACGGCAGTGCTGAGCGCCATTTTTAGCATTTGGCTGCTGCGGCGCTTAAAGCCGATGCTTAAAACTGCGCAAGACTCACTGGAGGGTTAATTTCATGCGTCAATATACTGGTGTCGACAAGCTGATTCATTCTTTTGATCAGGCTTTGCGCAGCTTAGTTCCCGGTTCGACTGCAGCCCATAGAGAAAATCCAGGCGTTCAGGCCGATGCCAAGCTTGCGGTGAGCGAAGCGCGCCATGTTGCGGGGCTGATGCGGGTCAATCACAGCGGCGAAGTCTGCGCGCAGGCGCTGTACCACGGCCAGGCGCTGACCGCCAAGCTGCCGAACGTGCGCCGCGAGATGGAACAGGCAGCCATTGAAGAACAGGACCACCTGGCCTGGTGCGAAGACCGCTTGAAAGAGCTGGACAGCCATACCAGCCTGCTGAACCCTGTCTGGTACGGCCTTTCTTTTGGCATGGGCGCGATTGCCGGGATTGCCGGCGACAAATACAGCCTTGGCTTTGTGGCGGAAACAGAGCGCCAAGTCAGCATGCATCTGCAGCATCACATCAGCCAATTGCCGCAGCAGGATGAGCGTTCACGCAAGATTCTGGTGCAGATGAATGAAGATGAGCTGCATCACCGCGACACGGCTTTAAATGCCGGCGGCGTAGATTTGCCGGCCGCGGTAAAGATTACCATGACGGCTATTTCCAAGCTGATGACCAAAACCAGCTATTACATTTAAGCGTTTTCATATTTGCTTAAATCTAAGCCTGCTTTTCAGCAGGCTTTATTTTATGCTGATGAATCACCCCATATACCCAGCAATGCTGATCAGTTAAGGAGTTTCGCTGTAAACGTCTTAACCTTTTGGACTATTCACGGCGGAGTCTTACCGTTTTAAATCGAATTTTTGGAGCTCGTTTTGTTCTTTTGTTTCGCCAAAAGAACCAAAAGCATTTGTCATCCGCGAAACCTGTTCACTTTCTGCACTTAAATAATTTTGTTGCAAAAATAGTCCATTTCAAAAGCCTGATAGGTTGCGGATGACGCTTCCGCGTATCAAACAATATCGCAAGTTTTAAAAAGAAAAAGCCTGTCAGCTTCTTAAGTAACTGACATTACATATGCTAAGAGATTGATAAACCTATGAAGATCCGCCCTGAAACAGCACAGGATTACCCTGCTATTGAAAAGCTGATTTACGCAGCCTTTTTAAACCATCCGCACCATGCGCCTGGCGCCCTGCCCACAGAACATTTAATTGTGGCACGCCTGCGTCAAAATAACGCCATGAGCCTGGCGCTGGTTGCTGAAGATCAAAATCAGATTGCGGGCCATATCGCCTTTTCCCCCATCAGCATTAACGGCCAGCCATCGCAGTGGTATGGGCTTGGCCCGGTTTCGGTCCTGCCATCCATGCAGAATCAAGGCATTGGCTCACAGCTGATTCATGCAGGCTTGGAGATTTTAACAGCGCGCAAGGCTGCAGGCGCCGTGCTTCTGGGTGAGCCGGAATACTATCAGCGCTTCGGCTTTCAGGCGCATCCGCATTTAGCTTTGCCCGGCGTGCCGGCAGAATATTTCCTGATTAAGCCTTTAACCGACAGCGCTGACATACCGCAAGGCACCGCCGCCTATGATGCAGCTTTTGCAGGCTAACCCGCCTGCATCCAAAGTTCATTTTACTCAACTGACTCAACCAGGAGCAGTGGCGCAGCGGCAGCGGCTTAAGTTTCCAGCTTTTTAGTCTTGGCCAATCAGCAGCTTGAATGACTCAGGCGCAAATTTTGCAGTTTCTTTCGGCAGCAGGGACGGATTGCTAGGATAGGCCTGCCCGTTAAATTTTAAAACCACTGTACCGTTGCCTTTGCTGTACACGGCCAGATTTTTCCAGCCCTGGCTGGTTGCCGACAGCACATAAATTTGAGGACCGGCAACGGTCACTTTATTGACCAGCTGAAATTCCTGCTGATCCAGACCCCGGAAAATCAGCATTGTGCAGCCGCCGGAACCGCACCAGTCAGGCCCCTGCAGCAAAACCACAGCATCATCCACGCCGTCACCGTTCAGGTCATCAAAGGCCTTGAGGTATGTGGCCTGATCTTGGGTATAGCTATGCACAGCCTGCTGCAGCTGTTCAGCAGCCTTGCTCGGACCTTGCTGATTCAGGCTTTGCGCCGGCTGTTTGCTCAAAGCTGTGCATCCGTTCAAAGCAATGGCTAAGCATAAAGCGCTTAAATATTTATATTTCATCTCAAACTCTGCAGTTGTATTTTTGACAGCGGCGGCCGCCAGCTGTTTCATTCTAACGCTGAACAGGCTGAAAGCTCAATTGCTGGAAATTGGTGCGCAACGTGCTGAAAAAACGCATGCGCCCACAGATCCAGCATTGGAATTTTGACATCCAAGGCCAAAGGCATTTTCTGCGGATTAAACTGCATTTGATCCAGATGCTTACCCCATGCGATCAGGTCTGCATCTAAAGAAATCTGGTGCGATGGACGGATCCGGCCGGAATCCGCTTCCATTTTTTTCAGCAAAGCGGTCATTTCTTCAAGCGCCAAATGGCTGGTCAGCAAACAGGCGGAATTCCAGTAATCTGCGCCTATGCCGTCACGGCACGGAATCACATAAATCTTGGAAAATTCAGCAGCGCCCAGCGCTGAAATCTGCTGCAGGGCGCTGCGGAAATGCTGTTCAGGATTGAAATTACTCGCCAGCGCTAGGGCGAAAATCGTTTCGGTGGCGTTCAAGACGAATTCCTACAGAATTTGCTTGCGCGATAATGGCAGGCTTACGGATGGTAATCATAATGGATTCCACCGATGCATAGGTAGTAAAAAGTGCTTCAAGCACCAGTTTGGCGGCGTGTTCAATCAATTCCGGCTGGGCTTTTTGAATCACTTGCGCGGAAATTTCACAAATTTCCGCATAGTTCAGCGTATCTTCCAGCCGGTCTGAATTTGACGCCTGCTCCAGGCTGGTCTGAATCGTAATATCCAGCATGAGGGGCTGAATAATCTGACGCTCCCAATTGAAACAGCCCACGACTGTATCAACTTTCAGGCCTTCAATAATAATGGCGTCCATGTGCTCACTCTAATTTGAAAAATCCCCCTTTGATAAGGGGGACTTAGGGGTAATGCCAATCGGTTAAGCATTGTTAATCCTCCCCAACCCTCCTTTTTCAAAGGAGGGAGCATTTCGAAATTCAATATGGTATTGAATTCTAGGGTGTTCCCCTCTTTTTCAAAGAGGGGTTAGGGGAGATTTATCAATAAGTAATAATGAAATTACGCTTAACTGATCAGCATTAGAACTTAGGGGGATTTAAATTAATTCTTCAGCAGCAGATTCGGGTCCATGGTATGAACCATTTGCAGGCGCTGGTCGGCATAAATATCGGTATACGGCGCAAGGATGCGCATAAAGCGGTCAAAATACAGCATTTGCTTGAACAGCAAGGCAAAATCACGCGGGAAACGGATGCCGTGGCGCTCGCCTACGCCGACCATATCCATCATGATGTCGTTTAAATCCGCCGGGTTCGAGGTCATCAACTCCTGCGGGTCGGCCAGCA is drawn from Acinetobacter sp. WCHAc010034 and contains these coding sequences:
- a CDS encoding autotransporter assembly complex protein TamA produces the protein MPAKINFKKTALYLSMSHIVHRHHSNKRLWMSIFLTLLAQQGMAQEAAGTQAQPAGAALAEMAEELQRGDAMQELQAPAAAPSVQAMPVPEQGPDSMQMLQQQENAAAPIEAFKPIEFEELDDLPIAPIDQHMANEILQVAEEAKREAQNYRANQHAENAVADITQQELAQINQAPVNVDQLMQSIRADSEISISSNPAAGPQDDPFAAVLPLSDKEPGFLTRLWYKVRPPRELNTAKVPRISADVVIRASENSSEASGKAYAAAVEDLKANIKGKLSSFTVESFSDFPSALPQLRTLSNQAAQAVGFYNAEFKFEKVSNNRVKVAVTPNTPVLIKAHNVEFSGSGANEAQFQVISVLPDQDVGDILHHGDYETTKARIADAASNNGYFDSYWRLHDVKVAQPQNTADINLRYETGERYKLGKVEFRMSNPDAPFPLDMDILESLVTWDDGADYTFWRVNGLANNLTNSRYFNYTLVDAVRPDPIEHPLELPPDIQALVDQNQLEESAVAVQDKKAVASNKEVSQSLVNEAQFAGVSEREKNGRLRAMQSQQEQKEQEQDRLKAQAREEKKVPVIVTLNADKLNSAEIGAGFGTDTGPRLRGQYRRAIVNSRGHSFDANMEVSTIRQAIDGRYNMPYKHPLNDYISLVGGYEREERKDVGQDVSLMIESAVAGADRVIKNPRGTWQQTFGLRYRLDRITQSGIMDASKIPDAFLVNANSEQESLLLGYEVSRTVSDKRVNPAKGFKQTYKVELGSEKLLSDADMAILSAGWRFIYSLGENDNHQFVGRSDLGYIVTEDFAKVPYNLRYFTGGDQTIRGFDYKSLAAEENGFKVGGQALAVGSLEYNYQFQEGWRAAVFSDVGNAYDKAFNTETAYSAGLGLRWASPIGPIRVDVAAGLSDENHPIRIHFFIGSQL
- a CDS encoding MFS transporter produces the protein MKNSEHLLATRRFLPMFLTQFFGALNDNVYKQALLLVITYGWIQQQAAEISTLNNLAALLFILPYFIFSATAGQLADKYERSQLVRLLKIAEILIMLIGSAGFLLGNLWLLLLALFLMGTHSTFFGPIKYAILPEILKPNELMSGNALFQSGTSMAILIGMILGGAVISASQGNLLWISIAVLAIACLGYLSSRFILQQEVTSPQIQVDWNFFRTSLQTLKYAKSLPVIFLILLGNSWYWFYGATYLTQIPQLTQQNLHASENVVSLLLTLFSVGIGAGSLLCRRIGGSAVNIKMVPLGAVGLTLFALYLAASLSFVPERSGPLLGLSEIFHGGWSYYHVMLAVTLLGISGGFYIVPLYAMMQAYSPRSHRARVVAANNILNAVFMVSSAIFSIIILSILKIDIKILFCITAVLSAIFSIWLLRRLKPMLKTAQDSLEG
- the coq7 gene encoding 2-polyprenyl-3-methyl-6-methoxy-1,4-benzoquinone monooxygenase, with translation MRQYTGVDKLIHSFDQALRSLVPGSTAAHRENPGVQADAKLAVSEARHVAGLMRVNHSGEVCAQALYHGQALTAKLPNVRREMEQAAIEEQDHLAWCEDRLKELDSHTSLLNPVWYGLSFGMGAIAGIAGDKYSLGFVAETERQVSMHLQHHISQLPQQDERSRKILVQMNEDELHHRDTALNAGGVDLPAAVKITMTAISKLMTKTSYYI
- a CDS encoding GNAT family N-acetyltransferase, producing the protein MKIRPETAQDYPAIEKLIYAAFLNHPHHAPGALPTEHLIVARLRQNNAMSLALVAEDQNQIAGHIAFSPISINGQPSQWYGLGPVSVLPSMQNQGIGSQLIHAGLEILTARKAAGAVLLGEPEYYQRFGFQAHPHLALPGVPAEYFLIKPLTDSADIPQGTAAYDAAFAG
- a CDS encoding 2-amino-4-hydroxy-6-hydroxymethyldihydropteridine diphosphokinase; this encodes MNATETIFALALASNFNPEQHFRSALQQISALGAAEFSKIYVIPCRDGIGADYWNSACLLTSHLALEEMTALLKKMEADSGRIRPSHQISLDADLIAWGKHLDQMQFNPQKMPLALDVKIPMLDLWAHAFFQHVAHQFPAIELSACSALE
- the folB gene encoding dihydroneopterin aldolase — protein: MDAIIIEGLKVDTVVGCFNWERQIIQPLMLDITIQTSLEQASNSDRLEDTLNYAEICEISAQVIQKAQPELIEHAAKLVLEALFTTYASVESIMITIRKPAIIAQANSVGIRLERHRNDFRPSAGE